TTCCACTTCTGACGGGGGATTTATTTTAACCGGCACTTCCGACAGTTCCGGTCCCGATTTATGGGTGGTGAAACTCACTGCCGGCTTAACGCTTGACTGGTGCCGCAAAGTCAGAACCGCTTTTACCGATGCGGGGCATTGCGTGAAGCAGACCAGCGATGGCGGATATATTGTGGCAGGCACTTATGGCGTGTCGGCTTCCAATCAGGATGCCTTCCTCATGAAACTTACCAGCAGCGGAACTATAACATGGGCGAAACGCTACGCGGTGGATTTAGGTTCTTCCAACAAGAACGAAGAGTTTTTCAGCGTAATAGAAATGAGCGATGGAAAATTTGTGGCGTGCGGCTATGCCGATGATTTTTTTTCCATGCAGGATTTTTTTGTGGTGAAAGTCAAAAGCGATGGCTCGCTGGTGTGGGCGAAAACATACGATGATGGCGGCACCGAAGACCCCGGGCTGGGCATTGCCCGCAGCCATACGGCAGGCGATAAAGACAGTTTGCTCATTTACGGCATACGCGCATCCACTACGTATGAACTAATCAAAACCGACAGCGCGGGAGTAAAAAAGTTCAACAAAGAATTCGGCATGGCGGGATTTGTTCCCTACATGTGCAAAGAGCCCTTCTGGATGCCTGACCGGAGCGCTGTGTTCACGCATAACGCCAGCGCGAGCGCACGGTTCGGGCTCACCAAAACAAAATTGGATTTGACCAACTGCAGTTGGGGCGCTGCGCGAAGCATTACCGTTACCGCGCGCACTCCCACCGTTACAGCAGTTGCCGGAACTTTTTTAGGAACGAACGCCACGGTGGCAAACATCACGGTTTCTTCTTCCACGCCTTTCACGAGCACCCAAAACACCGGCTGCCAGCAACTCATGCCCGTTGAACTTTTATTCTTCACAGGAAAAAACGAATGCGATAAAACTATTCTGCAATGGGAAACCGCTTCGGAAAAAAATAATGATTATTTTGAAATACAACGGAAGGATGGAAGTATGGAAGAATGGAAGGATGTTGGCGAAGTAAAAGGCGCGGGAAATTCCACAACCACTCTTAACTATGAGTTTATTGACTCTGAACTGCCAACTGCCGCTGCCACTTTATATTACCGCCTGAAACAAACCGACTTTGACGGCAATTATAAATACTGCAACCCCATTGCCGTTAAAACAAACTGCGGAAACGAAATCAGCATCTATCCCAATCCATTTGCCGAAACGGCAACACTGCGAATTACGAATCCTGGCGAATTACGAATTACGGATATTAAAATGTATGATGTATTTGGCAAAGAAGTCAGTTTATCCATTATTCGTAATTCGGATTCATTCGTACTTCGTAGGAACGGCTTGCCGGGCGGAGTTTACGTGGTGAAGATTTCTGTCGGAAGCAGAATGATAACAAAGAAAATTGTGATGGAGTAAATTTAGGTGCGGCAGATAGCAGGCAGGACTATTTTCAGCGTATTTTTCTCATTTCAGGTCGTAGTTGCTGCTTTGCAGATAAGAAAAATTATTTTGCTTATC
Above is a genomic segment from Bacteroidota bacterium containing:
- a CDS encoding T9SS type A sorting domain-containing protein: MQTKIFFSLIVFLITAQLLFAQSQFEVEYGSGVPIPDPESNVMDTLNSGGFIIGGTWYASSVPDIALIKTDNMGNEQWRKSFDIGGNSDSVFAVKTLSDGSYLLVGNTWVGTSGDDIFVTSIDPSGTSVNWAKSIANTGTSNDMAQNATSTSDGGFILTGTSDSSGPDLWVVKLTAGLTLDWCRKVRTAFTDAGHCVKQTSDGGYIVAGTYGVSASNQDAFLMKLTSSGTITWAKRYAVDLGSSNKNEEFFSVIEMSDGKFVACGYADDFFSMQDFFVVKVKSDGSLVWAKTYDDGGTEDPGLGIARSHTAGDKDSLLIYGIRASTTYELIKTDSAGVKKFNKEFGMAGFVPYMCKEPFWMPDRSAVFTHNASASARFGLTKTKLDLTNCSWGAARSITVTARTPTVTAVAGTFLGTNATVANITVSSSTPFTSTQNTGCQQLMPVELLFFTGKNECDKTILQWETASEKNNDYFEIQRKDGSMEEWKDVGEVKGAGNSTTTLNYEFIDSELPTAAATLYYRLKQTDFDGNYKYCNPIAVKTNCGNEISIYPNPFAETATLRITNPGELRITDIKMYDVFGKEVSLSIIRNSDSFVLRRNGLPGGVYVVKISVGSRMITKKIVME